In Nitrospirota bacterium, a single genomic region encodes these proteins:
- a CDS encoding phosphoribosylaminoimidazolesuccinocarboxamide synthase has product MNTGIVLKTEMPDVGIPRHGKVRDIYELEDEYLLIVATDRISAFDVVLPNGIPQKGRVLTQISIYWFKQMEDIIPNHLVATEVEDFPEILHKYKDILKGRSMLVKKAKVLPVECVVRGYLSGSGWKEYMEKGTVCGIELAEGLRESSKLDKPIFTPSTKAEEGHDISISFDEMVNIVGNEMAERLRDISLRIYSKARDMAEKKGIIIADTKFEFGIYDGELILIDELLTPDSSRFWVMADYQPGRSQDSFDKQIVRDYLLTLNWNKTPPGPELPEEIVQKTSERYREILDILTKE; this is encoded by the coding sequence ATGAACACAGGTATTGTCTTAAAGACTGAGATGCCTGATGTCGGTATACCACGACATGGCAAGGTCAGAGATATTTATGAGTTAGAGGATGAGTATCTATTAATTGTCGCTACAGATAGGATATCTGCGTTTGATGTAGTTCTGCCAAATGGCATACCTCAAAAAGGAAGGGTGCTTACCCAGATATCCATTTACTGGTTTAAGCAGATGGAAGATATTATCCCAAATCATCTCGTTGCTACTGAGGTAGAGGATTTTCCTGAAATACTTCATAAGTATAAGGATATACTTAAAGGCAGGAGTATGCTTGTAAAAAAGGCAAAGGTTCTTCCTGTTGAATGCGTTGTGAGAGGATATCTATCTGGTTCAGGCTGGAAGGAATACATGGAAAAGGGGACAGTCTGTGGCATAGAATTAGCGGAAGGGCTCAGAGAATCCTCTAAACTGGATAAGCCAATCTTTACACCAAGCACAAAGGCAGAGGAGGGACATGACATTAGCATATCCTTCGATGAAATGGTAAATATCGTAGGTAATGAAATGGCAGAGAGACTTAGAGATATAAGCCTGAGGATATATTCAAAGGCAAGGGATATGGCAGAGAAAAAAGGTATCATCATTGCAGATACAAAGTTTGAGTTTGGTATTTATGATGGCGAACTGATATTGATTGATGAACTATTAACACCTGATTCTTCTCGTTTCTGGGTGATGGCGGATTACCAGCCTGGCAGAAGTCAGGACAGCTTTGACAAACAGATAGTAAGGGATTACCTCTTGACATTAAACTGGAACAAGACACCCCCT